In one window of Ruminococcus hominis DNA:
- a CDS encoding type II toxin-antitoxin system HicA family toxin yields MKNFENGRTVIVPYHSKAMKKGLEQAVLKQARLSRFFKKH; encoded by the coding sequence ATAAAAAATTTTGAAAATGGGAGAACAGTAATTGTTCCTTATCACTCCAAAGCTATGAAGAAAGGCTTGGAACAGGCAGTATTAAAACAAGCGAGACTTAGCAGGTTCTTCAAGAAGCATTGA
- a CDS encoding Uma2 family endonuclease, giving the protein MPLLKKDIYTVEDIYALPAGQRAELIDGQIYNMAPPSYLHQRLVMELSATIRDYIKSHKGSCEVLPAPFAVFLNQDDRNYVEPDISVICDPDKLNDKGCNGAPDFIIEIVSPSSQRMDYLTKLFKYRTVGVREYWIVNPMTQTIQTYFFGDQEDFHQYSFNDEIAVGIYDDLNICISDLLK; this is encoded by the coding sequence ATGCCATTATTAAAAAAGGATATTTACACTGTTGAAGACATCTACGCACTTCCCGCTGGACAGCGTGCAGAGCTGATAGATGGTCAAATTTATAATATGGCACCACCAAGCTATCTTCATCAGAGACTTGTAATGGAACTTTCCGCAACAATCCGAGATTATATCAAATCCCACAAAGGATCTTGCGAGGTTTTGCCCGCTCCCTTTGCCGTTTTCCTCAATCAGGACGACCGAAACTATGTAGAACCGGATATCTCCGTTATCTGCGATCCTGATAAGCTAAATGACAAAGGATGCAATGGTGCTCCTGATTTCATTATTGAAATTGTATCACCTAGTAGCCAACGAATGGATTATTTAACCAAGTTATTCAAATACCGCACAGTTGGTGTTCGTGAATATTGGATTGTGAATCCAATGACACAGACGATTCAGACTTACTTTTTCGGTGACCAGGAAGACTTCCATCAATATTCTTTTAATGATGAGATTGCTGTTGGCATCTATGATGATTTGAATATCTGCATTTCAGATTTGCTGAAATAA
- a CDS encoding glutamate synthase subunit beta: MGETVSVELRIQNFEEFHKGLPQEEQICEAKRCMSCGIPFCQAGTMIAGMASGCPLHNLVPETNDLVSMGNLEQAYYRLSKTHCFPEFTSRVCPALCEAACTQGIYEQPVATKSNERAIIDYAFENGLVEEKEPEVRTGKKIAIVGSGPAGLTAALLLNRRGHSVTVYERKDRVGGLLRYGIPNMKLDKRSIDRRVQLMENAGIEFKCGVNVGKDIKGKDLVKAYDRVILCCGASNPRDINAPGRDAKGIYFAVDFLSEVSKKLMDNDYDDEKVIKAKDFSFGSLKGKNVVVIGGGDTGNDCVGTSIRLGTKNVIQLEMMPAAPLKRAENNPWPEWPKVLKTDYGQEEAIYKFGKDPRIFKTTVTEFLKNAKGELCAVKTVELENFKPVKGTEHELKADIVLIAAGFLGSQEYVTSDFGVDLTNRTNVATKPGEYESSKKNIFTAGDMHRGQSLVVWAIAEGRAVAKAVDESLMGYTNIS, translated from the coding sequence ATGGGAGAGACAGTTAGCGTAGAATTAAGAATACAGAATTTTGAAGAATTTCATAAGGGTCTTCCACAGGAAGAACAGATATGCGAAGCTAAAAGATGTATGTCATGCGGGATACCTTTTTGTCAGGCAGGAACAATGATAGCTGGAATGGCATCAGGATGCCCACTCCACAATTTGGTTCCAGAGACAAATGATCTGGTTAGTATGGGAAATCTTGAGCAGGCATATTATAGACTTAGCAAGACACATTGTTTTCCGGAATTTACATCAAGAGTGTGTCCTGCACTTTGTGAGGCGGCATGTACACAGGGCATATATGAACAGCCTGTTGCTACAAAAAGTAACGAGAGAGCAATTATAGATTATGCTTTCGAAAATGGACTGGTAGAAGAAAAGGAACCAGAGGTAAGAACTGGAAAGAAAATTGCAATAGTAGGCAGCGGACCTGCCGGACTGACAGCCGCACTGCTTTTAAATAGAAGAGGACATAGTGTCACAGTATACGAGAGAAAAGATCGTGTAGGTGGATTGCTTCGATATGGAATTCCGAATATGAAGCTTGATAAGAGAAGCATAGACAGACGTGTGCAGCTTATGGAGAATGCAGGAATAGAATTTAAATGCGGTGTAAATGTGGGTAAAGATATAAAAGGAAAGGATTTGGTAAAAGCCTATGACAGAGTTATACTCTGTTGTGGGGCATCCAATCCAAGAGATATCAATGCACCGGGAAGAGATGCGAAAGGCATTTATTTTGCAGTTGATTTTTTGTCAGAAGTAAGCAAAAAATTAATGGATAATGACTACGATGATGAAAAGGTAATAAAAGCAAAAGACTTTTCATTTGGCAGTTTAAAAGGGAAAAATGTTGTCGTGATCGGTGGTGGAGATACAGGAAATGACTGTGTCGGAACTTCTATAAGATTGGGTACAAAAAATGTTATCCAGCTTGAGATGATGCCGGCGGCACCACTTAAAAGAGCAGAAAATAATCCATGGCCAGAGTGGCCGAAAGTCCTTAAGACTGATTATGGTCAGGAGGAAGCAATTTATAAATTCGGAAAAGATCCTAGAATTTTTAAAACAACGGTCACAGAATTTCTGAAAAATGCAAAAGGCGAGCTTTGTGCAGTAAAGACGGTAGAACTTGAGAACTTCAAGCCAGTTAAAGGAACCGAACATGAATTAAAGGCAGATATAGTTTTAATTGCAGCCGGATTTCTGGGAAGTCAAGAGTATGTAACATCAGATTTTGGTGTTGATTTGACCAATAGAACCAATGTAGCGACAAAACCAGGAGAATATGAAAGCAGCAAGAAAAACATATTTACAGCAGGTGATATGCACAGAGGACAGTCTTTAGTTGTATGGGCTATAGCAGAAGGGAGAGCTGTAGCGAAGGCTGTGGATGAGTCATTGATGGGATATACAAATATTTCATAA
- the gltB gene encoding glutamate synthase large subunit codes for MNQRSLYDPSFEHDNCGIGTVVNIKGVQSHSIVDDALKIVENLEHRAGKDGEGKTGDGVGILTQIPHKFFKKVLSDSNITIGGAREYAVGMFFFPQNELKRSQAMKMFEIIVEKEGQQFLGWRKVSTRETVLGQKALESCPAIYQAFIKRPQGMENDQDFDRKLYVIRRVFEQSNDNTYVPSLSCRTIVYKGMFLVGQLRTFFLDLLDADYESAIAMVHSRFSTNTNPSWLRAHPNRLVVHNGEINTIKSNVDKMLAREETIHTSCFTDEELTKVLPVISTSGSDSAMLDNALEFMIMGGMDPALAAMILIPEPWEHNDTITQKERDFYQYYATMMEPWDGPASILFSDGDVMGAILDRNGLRPSRYYVMDDDRLILSSEVGVLPLDEKHILRKERLHPGKMLLVDTREGRIVSDAELKDKYAGREPYGEWLDSNLCKLKDLKIPNEKVPSYTKEELVRLQKAFGYSYEDYKDEIKAMATNGAEHVGAMGIDTPIAVLSKHYQPLFYYFKQLFAQVTNPPIDAAREKIVTATTVYIGKNGELLSEKPSNCKVLKVKNPILSDLDLLKISKLNQDGLKVEKVSTLFYKSTPLDRALDHLFVEVDRVYRDGATVLILSDRGVDENHVAIPSLLAVAAVHNHLVQTKKCMAMSLIIETAEPCLVHHFATLLGYGACAINPYLAHASIKEQIEDGLLEKDYYAAVSDYDNAILQGIVKIASKMGISTLQSYQGSRIFEALGIDKSVIDKYFAGTVSRIGGITLDDIAQNTDKQHSQAFDPLGLATDMSIDSLGRHKMRSQGESHRYNPATIHMLQMATREGDYEKFKEYTKMVDGEQTGYIRSLMEFAYPEKGVALEEVESVDEIVKRFKTGAMSYGSISEEAHEALAIAMNHLHGKSNSGEGGESDERLESAGSKEDRSSAIKQVASGRFGVTSRYLSSAREIQIKMAQGAKPGEGGHLPGKKVYPWIAKTRHSTPGVSLISPPPHHDIYSIEDLAQLIYDLKNANDAARISVKLVSETGVGTIAAGVAKAGAGVILISGYDGGTGAAPISSIHNAGLPWELGLAETHQTLIQNGLRNRVVVETDGKLMSGRDVAIAAILGAEEYGFATAPLVTLGCVMMRVCNLDTCPMGVATQNPELRKRFMGKPEYVENFMRFIAQELREYMAKLGVKSVDELVGRTDLLRKRTDLSGVEAKIDVSAILGDSGAVSADFHDKSYYDFKLDEKKDKLLMTKNRKFMDAVIKGEPTVVGVDVINTDRAFGTLIGSEITRHHHDGLKADTITVNCKGSGGQSFGAFIPAGLTLNLVGDSNDYFGKGLSGGKLIVKTPADAAYNPQENIIVGNVALYGATSGEAYVGGMAGERFCVRNSGAKTVVEGVGEHGCEYMTGGVAVIIGPTGKNFAAGMSGGIAYVLDENNSLYRNLNKEMVLMESIEHKSDREELKKLLENHAKYTGSAKAKLILDNFDEYLPKFKKIIPSDYKKIVQYTEDFIEHGMSIKEAQIEAFYKSQKENA; via the coding sequence ATGAATCAAAGAAGCTTATATGACCCATCGTTTGAACATGATAATTGCGGTATTGGTACCGTTGTAAATATAAAAGGAGTGCAGAGCCACTCAATTGTAGATGATGCTTTAAAAATTGTAGAAAATTTAGAGCACAGAGCCGGTAAAGACGGAGAGGGAAAGACGGGTGACGGAGTAGGAATCCTTACCCAGATTCCTCATAAATTCTTTAAAAAAGTATTATCTGATTCGAATATAACGATTGGTGGAGCAAGAGAATATGCAGTAGGTATGTTCTTTTTCCCACAGAATGAGTTAAAAAGAAGTCAGGCTATGAAAATGTTTGAAATAATTGTAGAAAAAGAAGGACAGCAGTTTCTGGGATGGAGAAAGGTTTCTACCAGAGAGACTGTACTAGGACAGAAGGCTTTGGAAAGCTGTCCGGCAATCTATCAGGCATTTATCAAAAGACCACAAGGTATGGAGAATGATCAGGACTTTGACAGAAAACTGTATGTTATCAGACGTGTTTTTGAACAGAGTAACGATAATACATATGTGCCATCATTGTCTTGCAGAACGATTGTTTACAAGGGAATGTTTTTGGTTGGTCAGCTTAGAACATTTTTCCTTGATTTGTTAGATGCAGATTATGAGTCAGCGATAGCGATGGTACATTCAAGATTTTCTACAAATACAAATCCAAGCTGGCTTCGTGCACATCCAAACCGTCTGGTAGTACATAACGGGGAAATAAACACGATTAAGAGTAATGTTGATAAGATGCTGGCAAGAGAAGAAACGATTCATACAAGTTGCTTCACAGATGAAGAGCTGACAAAGGTATTGCCTGTTATATCAACATCCGGATCCGATTCAGCGATGCTTGATAATGCACTGGAATTTATGATTATGGGTGGAATGGATCCGGCACTTGCAGCAATGATTTTAATTCCGGAGCCATGGGAACACAACGATACAATTACACAGAAGGAAAGAGATTTCTACCAATATTATGCAACAATGATGGAGCCTTGGGATGGACCTGCTTCGATCCTTTTTTCTGATGGTGATGTTATGGGAGCAATCCTTGACAGAAATGGTCTGCGTCCTTCACGTTACTATGTAATGGATGATGACAGACTTATTCTTTCATCAGAGGTCGGTGTTCTTCCTTTGGATGAAAAACACATTTTAAGAAAAGAGCGTCTTCACCCGGGAAAAATGCTGCTTGTAGATACAAGAGAGGGAAGAATTGTTTCGGATGCAGAGCTTAAGGATAAGTACGCAGGAAGAGAGCCTTATGGTGAATGGCTGGATTCGAATCTTTGCAAGTTGAAGGATTTAAAAATTCCGAATGAAAAAGTACCTTCCTATACAAAGGAAGAATTGGTAAGACTGCAAAAAGCATTTGGTTATAGCTATGAAGATTACAAGGATGAGATAAAGGCTATGGCTACAAATGGTGCAGAGCATGTAGGTGCGATGGGAATTGATACACCGATTGCAGTACTCTCAAAACATTATCAGCCATTATTTTACTATTTCAAACAATTGTTTGCTCAGGTTACAAACCCTCCTATTGATGCTGCCAGAGAAAAAATCGTGACAGCTACTACAGTATATATTGGAAAAAATGGAGAACTTTTATCAGAAAAACCTTCTAACTGTAAGGTGTTAAAGGTAAAGAATCCGATTTTGTCTGATCTTGATTTATTAAAGATTTCAAAACTCAACCAGGATGGACTTAAAGTAGAGAAGGTTTCTACACTTTTCTATAAGAGCACTCCATTGGACAGAGCGCTTGATCATCTGTTTGTTGAAGTGGACAGAGTGTATCGTGATGGAGCTACTGTGCTCATTTTGTCAGACAGAGGAGTAGATGAAAATCATGTAGCTATTCCTTCACTGTTAGCTGTGGCTGCAGTTCACAATCATTTGGTTCAGACAAAAAAATGTATGGCTATGTCACTTATAATTGAGACTGCAGAGCCTTGTCTTGTGCATCATTTTGCTACACTTTTGGGATATGGAGCATGCGCAATCAATCCGTATCTGGCTCATGCGTCTATAAAAGAGCAGATAGAGGACGGTCTCTTAGAAAAAGACTATTATGCAGCAGTTTCAGATTATGATAATGCAATTCTTCAGGGGATAGTAAAAATTGCCTCTAAAATGGGAATTTCTACATTGCAGTCATATCAAGGCAGCAGAATTTTTGAAGCTTTAGGTATAGATAAGAGTGTAATAGATAAATATTTCGCAGGAACAGTTTCAAGAATCGGCGGAATTACATTGGATGATATTGCACAGAATACAGACAAACAACATTCACAGGCATTTGATCCATTAGGTCTGGCTACAGATATGTCTATTGATTCTTTAGGAAGACATAAAATGCGCTCCCAGGGAGAGAGCCATAGATATAATCCTGCAACAATTCATATGCTGCAGATGGCTACAAGAGAGGGCGACTATGAAAAATTTAAAGAATATACCAAAATGGTAGACGGAGAGCAGACAGGATATATCAGAAGTCTTATGGAATTTGCTTACCCTGAAAAGGGAGTGGCATTAGAAGAAGTTGAAAGCGTTGATGAGATCGTAAAGAGATTTAAAACAGGTGCGATGTCATATGGCTCAATTTCTGAGGAAGCACATGAAGCATTAGCTATTGCGATGAATCATTTACATGGTAAATCAAACAGTGGTGAAGGTGGAGAGAGCGATGAAAGACTGGAAAGTGCTGGAAGTAAAGAAGACAGAAGCTCGGCTATCAAGCAGGTAGCAAGTGGAAGATTTGGTGTTACAAGCCGATACTTAAGCAGTGCAAGAGAAATTCAGATTAAGATGGCTCAGGGTGCTAAACCAGGAGAAGGTGGACATTTGCCTGGTAAGAAGGTATATCCATGGATCGCAAAAACAAGACATTCAACACCGGGAGTAAGCCTTATTTCACCACCGCCACATCACGATATTTATTCGATCGAAGATTTGGCACAATTGATCTATGATTTGAAAAATGCCAATGATGCGGCCAGAATTTCTGTGAAACTGGTATCTGAAACAGGAGTGGGAACAATCGCAGCCGGTGTAGCAAAGGCCGGAGCAGGCGTTATTCTTATCTCAGGTTATGATGGAGGAACAGGAGCCGCTCCTATAAGTTCAATCCATAATGCAGGATTGCCTTGGGAGCTGGGATTGGCAGAAACACACCAGACGCTTATCCAGAACGGACTTCGAAACAGAGTTGTAGTGGAAACAGATGGAAAGCTCATGAGCGGAAGAGATGTAGCAATTGCTGCAATTTTGGGAGCTGAGGAATACGGCTTTGCAACAGCACCATTGGTAACATTAGGCTGCGTAATGATGAGAGTATGTAATCTTGATACATGTCCAATGGGTGTGGCTACACAGAATCCTGAGTTAAGAAAACGATTCATGGGAAAACCTGAATATGTAGAGAACTTTATGCGTTTTATCGCACAGGAACTCCGTGAATATATGGCAAAATTAGGTGTAAAGAGTGTAGATGAGCTGGTCGGAAGAACAGATTTATTGAGAAAAAGAACGGATCTTAGCGGAGTGGAGGCTAAAATTGATGTTAGCGCCATTCTTGGAGATTCCGGTGCGGTTTCAGCAGATTTCCACGATAAGAGCTATTATGATTTCAAGCTGGATGAGAAGAAAGATAAACTTCTGATGACAAAGAACCGCAAATTCATGGATGCAGTAATAAAGGGAGAACCGACCGTTGTAGGTGTAGATGTAATAAATACAGACAGAGCATTTGGTACTCTTATCGGTTCTGAAATTACAAGACATCATCACGATGGTCTTAAAGCAGATACAATTACTGTAAACTGTAAAGGATCTGGAGGTCAGAGCTTCGGTGCATTTATCCCGGCAGGACTGACACTTAATCTGGTGGGAGACAGCAATGACTATTTTGGAAAAGGTCTCTCTGGAGGAAAACTTATAGTAAAAACTCCGGCTGATGCAGCATATAATCCTCAGGAAAATATTATTGTTGGAAATGTAGCTCTTTATGGAGCAACATCCGGTGAAGCTTACGTAGGTGGAATGGCAGGAGAAAGATTCTGTGTACGTAACTCAGGTGCCAAAACAGTAGTAGAAGGCGTAGGAGAACATGGTTGTGAATATATGACCGGTGGTGTCGCAGTGATCATTGGACCTACAGGAAAGAATTTTGCAGCAGGTATGAGCGGTGGAATCGCATATGTGTTGGATGAAAATAATTCGCTTTATAGAAACCTGAACAAAGAGATGGTTCTGATGGAAAGCATAGAGCATAAGTCTGACAGAGAAGAACTCAAAAAGCTTCTTGAAAATCATGCTAAATACACAGGTTCTGCAAAAGCAAAATTGATTTTAGATAACTTTGACGAATATCTTCCAAAATTTAAAAAAATCATTCCTTCCGATTACAAAAAAATCGTTCAGTACACAGAAGATTTTATCGAGCACGGAATGAGCATCAAAGAAGCACAGATAGAAGCTTTTTATAAAAGTCAGAAAGAAAATGCATAA
- the asnB gene encoding asparagine synthase B — MCSITGYKGESLTEEQIKEHFDKTISRGPDMQRIEKVGDVTLGFERLAIMGLTEEGMQPFSCKNNKVVCNGEIYGFRKIKKELEKEYEFKSDSDCEILLPLYEKYGVEMFRKLDAEFACIIYDAETKNLIAARDPIGIRPLFYGYPKEGEIIFASEAKNLVGIVDKIYPFPPGHYYKDGEFISYRDMTEVKAVSKDDLETACHKIKEKLIAGIEKRLDADAPLGFLLSGGLDSSLVCAVSAKLLKKTIKTYAIGMSTDAIDLKYAKEVADYIGSEHTEIIITKEEVLGALKEVISVLGTYDITTIRASIGMYLICKAIHNTTDVRVLLTGEISDELFGYKYTDFAPDAKSFQEESAKRIRELYMYDVLRADRCISSNSMEARVPFGDLDFVEYVMSIDPEMKMNKYNKGKYLLRHAFEGDYLPESILMREKAAFSDAVGHSMVDYLKEYAQEKYSDEEYNEKIKKYSFAKPFTKESLLYREIFEEYYPGQAEMVVDFWMPNKAWEGCDVDDPSARVLSNYGESGL; from the coding sequence ATGTGCTCAATAACAGGATATAAGGGTGAATCTCTTACAGAAGAACAGATTAAAGAACATTTTGACAAAACTATTTCACGTGGACCTGATATGCAAAGGATTGAAAAAGTTGGGGATGTGACTCTGGGTTTTGAAAGATTGGCAATTATGGGGCTTACAGAGGAAGGTATGCAGCCATTCTCTTGTAAGAATAACAAGGTAGTCTGCAATGGTGAAATTTATGGTTTTAGAAAGATAAAGAAAGAATTAGAAAAAGAATACGAATTTAAAAGTGATTCAGATTGCGAGATATTACTTCCGTTGTATGAAAAATACGGTGTCGAAATGTTTAGAAAGCTTGATGCTGAGTTTGCTTGTATCATCTATGATGCAGAAACAAAAAATCTGATAGCAGCAAGAGACCCTATCGGAATCAGACCACTTTTCTATGGATATCCAAAAGAGGGAGAAATCATTTTTGCCAGTGAAGCAAAAAATTTAGTAGGTATAGTAGATAAAATTTATCCATTCCCTCCGGGACATTATTATAAGGATGGCGAGTTCATTTCATATAGAGATATGACGGAGGTAAAGGCAGTAAGTAAAGATGATCTGGAAACTGCATGTCACAAAATTAAAGAAAAATTAATCGCAGGCATAGAGAAGAGATTGGATGCTGATGCACCGCTTGGTTTCTTGTTAAGTGGAGGTCTCGACAGTTCTTTGGTATGTGCGGTGTCAGCAAAATTATTGAAAAAAACAATAAAGACATATGCGATTGGTATGAGTACGGATGCAATTGATTTAAAATATGCCAAAGAAGTAGCGGACTATATCGGAAGTGAACATACGGAAATCATTATTACAAAGGAAGAAGTATTAGGAGCTTTGAAAGAAGTAATATCAGTATTAGGAACCTATGATATTACCACAATCCGTGCAAGCATCGGAATGTATCTAATCTGCAAAGCAATTCATAATACGACAGATGTCAGAGTGCTTTTAACAGGAGAAATTTCAGACGAATTATTTGGATATAAATATACAGATTTTGCACCAGATGCAAAGAGCTTTCAGGAAGAGTCAGCAAAACGTATAAGAGAGCTTTATATGTATGATGTTTTGAGAGCAGACAGATGTATATCATCAAACTCAATGGAGGCCAGAGTGCCATTTGGTGATTTGGATTTTGTAGAGTATGTAATGAGTATTGATCCGGAAATGAAAATGAATAAGTACAATAAAGGAAAATATTTGCTTAGACATGCATTTGAGGGAGATTACCTTCCGGAATCTATACTTATGAGAGAGAAGGCTGCATTTTCTGATGCAGTAGGACATTCAATGGTTGATTATCTCAAAGAGTATGCACAGGAAAAATACAGTGACGAAGAATACAATGAGAAGATTAAGAAATATTCTTTTGCAAAGCCTTTCACAAAAGAATCTCTTTTATACAGAGAAATTTTTGAAGAGTATTATCCGGGACAGGCCGAAATGGTTGTAGATTTCTGGATGCCGAATAAAGCGTGGGAGGGTTGCGATGTGGATGACCCATCTGCCAGAGTTTTATCAAATTATGGCGAGAGTGGTTTATAG